A single Nisaea sp. DNA region contains:
- a CDS encoding flagellar biosynthesis repressor FlbT translates to MPLKINVKPGEKFVVNGAVMVAGKKGASLVLQNEATILLGKDIMQEEDATSPAKRIYFTILLMYLDHDDPDQYRGMFLELVESFLEATTFKEVRMTLLNLVQDVNEKRFYRALKTCKALIAYEAEIFKIGAPEVAGSN, encoded by the coding sequence ATGCCTTTAAAAATCAATGTGAAGCCGGGTGAAAAGTTTGTCGTTAACGGCGCGGTTATGGTGGCCGGCAAAAAAGGAGCGTCTCTGGTGCTCCAGAACGAGGCGACTATCCTTCTCGGCAAAGACATCATGCAGGAAGAGGATGCAACCTCGCCGGCAAAACGGATCTACTTTACCATTTTGTTAATGTATCTGGATCACGATGACCCCGATCAATATCGTGGCATGTTCCTTGAATTGGTTGAGAGCTTTTTAGAAGCGACAACGTTCAAAGAAGTGCGGATGACGCTTTTGAATCTGGTTCAGGATGTGAACGAAAAGCGCTTCTACAGAGCTTTGAAAACCTGTAAAGCCCTCATTGCTTATGAGGCTGAAATTTTCAAGATTGGCGCGCCAGAAGTGGCTGGGAGTAATTAA
- the flaF gene encoding flagellar biosynthesis regulator FlaF, whose protein sequence is MRRGYAAYSKVQTKTESPQQIEYRLLGQVTSALRKAQEDTATLQDKLNAALWNGKVWDAFLCDLSEPGNTLPDQLKNSLMQLARWVALETDLVIEGKAELNAMINVNRQIMEGLQDQFRLAEAS, encoded by the coding sequence ATGCGCCGGGGCTATGCCGCATATTCGAAAGTTCAAACCAAGACAGAGAGCCCTCAGCAGATCGAGTATCGCTTGCTCGGGCAGGTGACGAGCGCCTTGCGCAAGGCGCAGGAAGATACGGCCACGCTACAGGACAAGTTGAATGCGGCTCTGTGGAACGGGAAGGTCTGGGACGCTTTTCTCTGCGATCTGTCCGAACCGGGAAACACATTGCCGGATCAGCTCAAGAACAGTTTGATGCAACTCGCCCGCTGGGTTGCCCTGGAAACCGATCTTGTTATCGAGGGTAAGGCCGAATTGAACGCGATGATCAACGTGAACCGTCAGATCATGGAAGGGCTTCAGGACCAGTTCCGACTTGCTGAGGCCAGTTAA
- a CDS encoding tetratricopeptide repeat protein — protein MSTLSRAAAIQILQNALAIHNAGRIGEAVPLYEAAAPQLQDLSHFWHFYGLALFQSGATEKAIDCFRRSLLLAPGDANCINRFACVFLSSDDPDDAWAQLRHALVIAPDHPEAWRNIAEAERLRGDASNARISLEKAMALRPEEASWKMSYAAVLNDLELPEEALSALQSFAKSSAPTPEYYFQEARAFFDAFKASRAIISYRKSLLMTPGAPQALNNLQLLERRVGRMQDGVKSATRACVLEPGNTGLQHGLTDALLSAGEIARGQARNFWRHLKPEILIIRQGLPEEWDGEPCRDGQSLLICHEQGIGDEIRFASCIPDIQKRFGGPVILESDKRLTALFARSFPGLTVVEKVQRSDTDPPTALYQPLVQEHGIGRYMMLADLQSVVRPSVEAFPDQAGYLAPDATETAHWKDRFRATGSGPAVGISWRSGMRRAGARHNYPELKDIVPLLEVAEFLPVCLQYDASGSETEAIQATSGRQLYIPPGIDQREELDRVAAMIAALDLVISPNTSVLMMAGAVGTPSIGLHSQCGAIFFGAERDPWFPGECSLVKTGDRSWPALIDEAIPHLIRMLSSSG, from the coding sequence ATGTCGACTCTTTCCCGAGCTGCTGCGATCCAGATCCTCCAGAACGCCCTCGCGATACATAATGCGGGCCGGATTGGAGAGGCCGTGCCCCTCTATGAAGCCGCAGCCCCTCAATTACAGGATCTGAGCCACTTCTGGCATTTTTACGGGCTGGCTCTTTTTCAGTCGGGCGCCACTGAAAAAGCTATCGATTGCTTTCGCCGTTCGCTCTTGCTTGCCCCAGGCGACGCCAACTGCATCAATCGGTTTGCTTGCGTCTTCCTGTCCAGCGATGATCCAGACGACGCGTGGGCACAGTTACGACACGCATTGGTCATCGCGCCCGATCATCCGGAGGCCTGGCGGAATATCGCCGAAGCGGAGCGGCTCCGCGGCGATGCTTCCAACGCACGTATATCGCTCGAAAAAGCAATGGCTCTGCGTCCCGAGGAAGCAAGTTGGAAGATGTCTTACGCTGCGGTGCTCAACGATCTGGAGCTGCCGGAGGAAGCGTTGTCAGCCTTGCAGTCCTTCGCCAAATCTTCGGCGCCAACTCCGGAATACTATTTCCAGGAAGCCCGGGCTTTCTTCGACGCCTTCAAGGCAAGCAGGGCAATTATTTCCTACCGCAAATCCTTGCTCATGACCCCGGGAGCGCCGCAGGCGCTGAACAACCTGCAACTGCTTGAACGAAGAGTCGGCCGTATGCAGGACGGCGTGAAAAGCGCCACGCGCGCGTGCGTGCTGGAGCCAGGGAATACGGGCTTACAACACGGTCTGACAGACGCCTTGCTGAGTGCCGGCGAAATCGCACGTGGGCAGGCCCGCAATTTCTGGCGCCATTTGAAGCCGGAAATCCTGATCATCCGCCAAGGGTTGCCTGAAGAATGGGACGGTGAGCCATGCAGGGACGGGCAAAGCTTATTGATCTGCCACGAGCAGGGCATCGGAGACGAGATCCGCTTTGCCTCCTGCATCCCGGATATACAAAAACGCTTCGGCGGCCCTGTCATTCTGGAATCTGACAAACGCCTGACAGCGCTCTTCGCGCGCTCTTTTCCAGGCCTGACGGTCGTCGAGAAAGTCCAGCGCTCGGACACCGATCCGCCGACAGCCCTATACCAACCGCTTGTCCAAGAACATGGCATTGGTCGGTACATGATGCTCGCCGACTTGCAATCCGTTGTCCGCCCGTCTGTCGAAGCTTTTCCCGATCAAGCCGGATATCTCGCACCGGACGCCACTGAAACGGCGCATTGGAAAGACCGTTTTCGCGCAACCGGAAGCGGGCCTGCTGTCGGCATAAGCTGGCGCAGCGGTATGCGCAGGGCCGGAGCCCGGCACAATTACCCAGAGCTGAAAGATATCGTTCCGTTGCTGGAAGTGGCTGAGTTCCTGCCCGTCTGCCTTCAGTATGACGCTTCAGGCTCTGAAACAGAGGCCATCCAGGCCACTTCCGGCCGGCAATTGTATATCCCGCCGGGGATCGACCAGAGAGAGGAGCTGGACAGGGTGGCGGCAATGATTGCCGCCCTAGATCTGGTTATATCGCCTAACACATCCGTACTGATGATGGCGGGTGCGGTGGGGACACCGTCGATCGGACTTCATTCCCAGTGCGGCGCCATTTTCTTCGGTGCCGAGAGGGACCCTTGGTTTCCTGGGGAATGCAGCCTCGTAAAAACAGGCGACCGCTCTTGGCCAGCTCTGATAGATGAGGCAATCCCACACCTGATCCGGATGCTGTCAAGCAGCGGCTAG
- a CDS encoding flagellin: MAVQNSILTNPSAFTALRTLNSINRNLDTTQNRVSTGLKVAGALDNASTFAIAQGIRAELSGIDAVTQGLNSAKGIGNVAIAGVTGISNLLTDIRGKLTELANEGITTAQRNILSADFNELVSQAGNFIANASFNGVNLIESGATNINTLSNLAGGTLSLTSQSAVNTQVGSLAGATLASATNAQSVIANQYANLESVVNTALGSLGAEVRALNLQTQFLEEIRDATDEGLGNLVDADLARESARLTSLQVQQQLSTQTLGIANQRPQSLLGLFR, from the coding sequence ATGGCTGTTCAAAACTCTATCCTGACGAATCCGTCCGCATTCACGGCGCTTCGTACCCTGAATTCTATCAACCGTAATCTTGATACCACACAGAACCGTGTTTCCACGGGCCTGAAGGTCGCGGGTGCTCTCGACAACGCCTCTACTTTTGCTATCGCGCAGGGTATCCGGGCTGAGTTGAGTGGCATTGATGCGGTTACCCAGGGTTTGAATAGTGCCAAGGGTATCGGTAACGTTGCGATTGCCGGTGTAACTGGTATTTCCAATCTCCTTACCGATATTCGCGGCAAGCTGACGGAGTTGGCTAACGAAGGTATCACCACTGCGCAGCGTAATATTCTGTCGGCCGATTTTAACGAGCTGGTTTCGCAGGCTGGTAACTTCATCGCCAATGCATCCTTCAATGGCGTGAACCTGATCGAGTCCGGTGCAACCAACATCAATACGCTCTCGAACTTGGCTGGCGGTACACTGTCACTGACGTCGCAGAGTGCGGTTAATACCCAGGTCGGTAGCCTTGCTGGCGCCACGCTGGCTTCAGCTACCAACGCCCAGAGTGTTATCGCGAACCAGTATGCAAATCTGGAATCCGTCGTGAACACGGCGCTTGGCTCTCTTGGTGCCGAAGTTCGTGCCCTCAATCTGCAGACGCAGTTCCTTGAGGAAATTCGTGACGCAACCGACGAAGGTCTCGGCAACTTGGTCGATGCCGATCTGGCACGCGAATCTGCCCGACTCACCTCTTTGCAGGTGCAGCAGCAGCTGTCCACGCAGACTCTCGGGATCGCAAACCAGCGCCCGCAGTCTTTGCTTGGCCTGTTCCGTTAA
- a CDS encoding flagellin translates to MRVATLTMSLRAQNTVLNLQNQFSRAQEQVSTGKISQIYSGLRGDDARVSIQLREEIQTKEAYVNTIEQVRTRTKIMEAALNGIQDLAEQMRVELINQQEGKFDDTAPVLKQFADSAIDQLVSLLNTQSEGRYLFNGTDVSTAPVDDAATLKTAAYAAIPALAVGNSAAVIAASATNFGTDANWNNVAGIVPGQTKPFAFDAAEGVRLEFGELANDNSTFEELFEVFSIFADVNFAAGLDADFRALVDDGLTRVEAAADEIGLMVASVGTTQARMTDIEAQHKDDNTLLSNQLDGVENVDPFEAAAEFQLLQGQLQAAYQTTASLRQLSLANYI, encoded by the coding sequence ATGCGTGTCGCCACCCTGACAATGTCACTACGGGCACAGAATACCGTTCTGAACCTTCAGAACCAGTTTTCACGTGCGCAGGAGCAGGTTTCAACCGGCAAGATCTCACAGATTTACAGTGGTCTGAGAGGCGACGATGCGCGTGTCTCAATTCAATTGCGTGAGGAAATTCAGACTAAAGAGGCTTACGTTAACACCATTGAGCAGGTGCGAACGCGGACCAAGATCATGGAAGCGGCACTGAACGGTATACAGGATCTTGCCGAGCAAATGCGGGTTGAGCTTATCAACCAGCAGGAGGGCAAGTTCGACGATACGGCTCCGGTGTTGAAGCAGTTTGCGGATTCCGCCATTGACCAGCTTGTAAGCCTTCTGAACACTCAATCCGAGGGGCGATATCTCTTCAACGGAACGGATGTTTCGACGGCGCCTGTGGATGATGCCGCAACTCTTAAAACAGCCGCTTATGCCGCTATTCCTGCGCTCGCCGTTGGCAACTCTGCGGCAGTGATCGCCGCGTCGGCTACTAACTTCGGAACCGACGCAAACTGGAACAATGTTGCCGGGATTGTACCAGGCCAGACAAAGCCGTTTGCATTTGATGCGGCGGAAGGTGTGCGTCTTGAGTTTGGCGAGCTGGCTAATGACAATTCAACCTTCGAGGAGCTCTTCGAGGTATTCTCTATCTTTGCGGATGTTAATTTCGCCGCCGGTCTCGATGCCGACTTTCGTGCCTTGGTTGACGACGGTTTGACACGGGTTGAGGCGGCGGCCGATGAGATCGGACTGATGGTTGCGTCAGTTGGTACGACCCAGGCGCGAATGACGGATATCGAAGCGCAGCATAAAGACGACAACACACTGCTATCGAACCAGCTTGATGGCGTTGAAAATGTTGATCCTTTTGAAGCCGCAGCGGAGTTTCAGCTGCTTCAGGGGCAGCTCCAGGCAGCCTATCAGACAACCGCATCGCTGCGGCAGCTCTCGCTCGCTAATTACATTTAG
- a CDS encoding tetratricopeptide repeat protein — protein MSDEDAINELLKRGISHHEADEVVEARNIYIEILERDPQNHKALDLAGLLCMQCDELDAAADFFSSAIELDPESGRYLCHAGTLELHRGHLETATELLKKAIAKDPEISEAFLSLALVYRAEQKIGDAIAVIENGLSHDPDNSRLLTWRGVLEIDRDDLPSAGEFLHQAINADNENIEAMVTLGNVMMELDELDIAERCYVSVKERVPEDLGTRCRLSVLLKRLGKRDEAVTELEAAFAQAPAESDSFTEMALLFESLGNDDDAIVAAERAVALDAGNAASFELLARLHGKAGNEEAAKDAEDRASALS, from the coding sequence GTGAGTGACGAAGACGCGATCAATGAGCTGCTGAAGCGCGGTATCAGCCATCATGAAGCCGACGAGGTCGTTGAGGCGCGCAACATCTATATTGAGATCCTCGAACGGGATCCGCAAAATCACAAGGCTCTGGATCTTGCCGGTTTGCTCTGCATGCAGTGCGATGAGCTTGATGCTGCCGCGGATTTCTTCAGCTCTGCCATAGAGCTTGACCCTGAATCGGGCCGCTATCTTTGTCATGCAGGCACTCTTGAATTGCACCGGGGTCATTTAGAGACCGCAACCGAGCTGTTGAAGAAGGCGATTGCCAAGGATCCCGAAATCAGTGAGGCGTTTCTGTCTCTTGCTCTGGTTTACCGGGCGGAGCAAAAAATCGGAGATGCGATTGCCGTGATCGAAAACGGTCTTTCTCATGACCCGGACAATAGTCGGCTTTTGACCTGGCGCGGTGTTCTTGAGATTGATCGGGATGACCTGCCGAGTGCCGGCGAGTTCCTGCATCAGGCGATCAATGCCGACAATGAGAATATCGAAGCGATGGTTACGCTCGGTAACGTCATGATGGAGCTTGATGAACTTGATATCGCGGAGCGCTGCTACGTTTCGGTCAAGGAGCGTGTACCGGAAGATCTAGGGACGCGGTGCCGTTTATCCGTTCTGCTTAAACGTCTGGGCAAGCGCGACGAAGCAGTTACTGAACTGGAGGCGGCGTTCGCCCAGGCACCTGCCGAAAGCGACAGTTTCACTGAAATGGCATTGTTGTTTGAATCTCTCGGGAACGACGACGATGCCATCGTTGCAGCTGAACGGGCGGTTGCGCTAGATGCCGGCAATGCGGCAAGTTTTGAGTTGCTCGCGCGTCTTCATGGCAAGGCTGGAAACGAGGAAGCGGCAAAAGATGCCGAGGATAGGGCGTCTGCCCTTTCCTGA
- a CDS encoding flagellin, which produces MAIQNSVLTNPSSFVALRTLNGINRSLDTTQNRVSTGLKVAGALDDASNFAISQGIRAELKAIDAVTQGLNNAKGIGNVAIAGVTGVSNLLSDIRGKLTELANEGITTTQRNILAADFNELVSQAANFIANSAFNGVNLIESGATSVNTLSNLAGGLLTLTSQSAVNTQVGSLAGVSVGSATNAQSVIANQYSNLESVVNTALGSLGAEVRALNLQTAFLEEIRDATDEGLGNIVDADLARESARLTSLQVQQQLSTQTLGIANQRPQTLLGLFG; this is translated from the coding sequence ATGGCTATCCAAAACTCTGTTTTGACCAATCCGTCTTCCTTTGTTGCCCTTCGTACCCTGAATGGCATCAATCGTAGCCTCGACACCACCCAGAACCGTGTTTCCACGGGCCTGAAGGTTGCGGGTGCTCTGGACGACGCGTCCAACTTTGCTATCTCGCAGGGTATCCGGGCCGAACTTAAGGCGATCGATGCGGTTACCCAGGGTCTTAACAACGCCAAAGGTATTGGTAATGTTGCAATCGCCGGAGTGACCGGCGTTTCCAATCTGCTTTCCGACATCCGCGGTAAACTGACCGAGCTTGCCAACGAAGGTATCACAACCACGCAGCGGAATATTCTGGCGGCTGACTTTAACGAGTTGGTTTCGCAGGCAGCCAACTTCATCGCCAATTCAGCTTTCAATGGTGTGAACCTGATCGAGTCTGGTGCTACGAGCGTAAATACACTCTCCAACTTGGCCGGTGGTCTGCTTACCCTGACGTCGCAGAGTGCGGTCAACACTCAAGTTGGCAGTCTCGCTGGTGTAAGCGTGGGGTCGGCGACCAACGCGCAGAGCGTTATTGCGAACCAGTATTCCAATTTGGAATCTGTCGTGAACACGGCACTTGGCTCCCTCGGCGCGGAAGTTCGTGCGCTCAACTTGCAGACCGCTTTCCTTGAGGAAATTCGGGATGCAACCGACGAAGGTCTCGGCAACATCGTCGATGCCGATCTGGCTCGCGAGTCCGCTAGGCTGACGTCGCTGCAGGTTCAGCAGCAGCTGTCCACACAGACCTTGGGTATTGCGAACCAGCGCCCCCAGACCCTTCTCGGTCTCTTCGGTTAA
- the flaF gene encoding flagellar biosynthesis regulator FlaF has translation MSGIDAYKKTITQTATSRDTEYRLLAQVTAELIKAVENKKGAANDPTKMAQVATALNWNKQVWDVFVEDCGTAGNQLPRDLRAAIVSLGIWVTKETAIALEGEGDLDSLVAVNRDIMKGLKPSQSTENQTTLKPSGTVGSILDQA, from the coding sequence ATGTCCGGCATTGACGCCTATAAAAAAACAATCACGCAAACTGCGACGTCGCGCGATACCGAGTATCGCCTTCTGGCGCAAGTTACAGCTGAATTGATCAAAGCCGTTGAGAATAAAAAAGGGGCGGCCAATGATCCAACCAAGATGGCCCAGGTCGCTACCGCGCTGAACTGGAACAAGCAGGTATGGGATGTATTCGTCGAAGACTGCGGCACGGCTGGTAACCAGTTGCCCCGGGACCTGCGCGCCGCAATTGTCAGTCTCGGTATATGGGTAACAAAAGAGACCGCAATAGCTCTGGAAGGTGAGGGGGATCTTGATTCTCTCGTTGCCGTGAATAGAGACATTATGAAGGGCCTCAAGCCGTCCCAGTCGACCGAAAACCAGACGACGCTCAAACCGTCCGGTACTGTGGGTTCTATTCTGGACCAAGCGTAA
- a CDS encoding flagellin: MGQDSGSSLLQPGKKDHVQEMDWELKGGGDAKREGTLVMVSNSILTNPEALVALRNLERTNSLLAQTQDRVSTGLKVTGAEDDASNFAIAQGIRGDLRALSAIQQGLNNTKGIAQVALAGTTSISDLLADVRQKLTELSNEGITTQQRSILQDDFNELLSQARNFVANAVFNGVNVLDTSTAVNTLSNLNNDTITLRARNLLTDINSLGGATLTTATNAQSVLTFQYSNLESTINIALGQLGADTRALNFQTEFLTEVSDATEEGLGNIVDADLARESAQLTALQVRQQLGIQVLSVANNAPQVLLGLFQ, encoded by the coding sequence ATGGGCCAAGACAGTGGTTCGTCGCTGTTACAGCCCGGCAAAAAAGACCATGTCCAAGAAATGGACTGGGAGCTGAAGGGCGGAGGCGACGCGAAGAGAGAAGGAACACTGGTAATGGTTAGCAATTCAATTCTGACGAACCCGGAGGCTTTGGTCGCTCTACGTAATCTCGAGCGCACCAACTCCCTCTTGGCGCAGACACAGGACCGGGTCTCGACTGGTCTGAAGGTGACTGGAGCCGAGGATGATGCCTCGAACTTTGCCATTGCGCAGGGGATTCGGGGAGACTTGCGAGCCTTAAGTGCAATTCAGCAGGGGTTGAACAATACCAAGGGAATCGCCCAGGTCGCTCTCGCTGGTACAACCTCTATTTCGGATTTGCTCGCGGATGTCCGGCAGAAGCTGACGGAACTTTCGAACGAAGGTATTACGACGCAGCAGCGCAGTATCTTGCAGGATGACTTCAACGAGTTGCTTTCCCAGGCGCGCAACTTTGTAGCTAATGCTGTGTTTAACGGGGTGAATGTCCTCGATACTTCAACAGCGGTGAATACGCTGTCGAACCTGAACAACGACACGATTACTCTGCGGGCCCGAAACCTGCTGACTGACATCAACTCGCTTGGCGGAGCTACGCTGACCACTGCAACCAATGCCCAGAGCGTTTTGACGTTTCAGTATTCAAATCTGGAATCGACGATCAACATTGCGCTCGGTCAGCTTGGTGCCGATACAAGGGCATTGAATTTCCAGACAGAATTTCTGACCGAGGTCAGCGATGCGACGGAAGAGGGGCTCGGAAACATCGTTGATGCCGATCTTGCCCGTGAGTCTGCGCAGCTTACCGCTTTGCAGGTGCGACAGCAGCTCGGCATCCAGGTTCTCAGTGTGGCCAACAACGCGCCGCAGGTCCTCTTGGGTCTGTTCCAGTAA
- the flgK gene encoding flagellar hook-associated protein FlgK → MSINSALIAATSGLSAAQARIDVVSQNVANAANETYTRKSQELQTRIIGGQAQGVDLGVVVRTVNEGLQKDIRSQQATVSELTVLDSFLERMVESFGRPGDDDSISSKITDLKEKLQALSIAPELGANQAEVLRAAESVAAEFQQLSQTISNLRKEADRQIADTVDLVNTALTNIETLNDSIATRKVQGLTTADLEDSRDQFVEELSQYMNINVIERSNGELTILTGDSRLMLDDTKFPLTFVETSIFTATTVGQPLRLEDGLPGIATNPDISSEISGKDGELAGLLRVRDTLLVEAQDQLDTLAHELANDLDTFTINGTTAVVNLFVDGGGAVPVDALGNEQGFAEVIQVNALVTGTPSFLVTGDTGNGANTYVAIGSGDHRVANAMLDVFQNTQTFVAGFGLTANNSIEGFAAEMVGFQANQHATFESQLTFETNFRDTLIQTYRDESGVNTDEELAKLIELEAAFAASARVLQTVQQSLDELVNIIR, encoded by the coding sequence ATGTCAATTAACAGCGCTCTTATTGCGGCAACATCCGGTCTGTCGGCAGCTCAGGCTCGAATCGATGTAGTGTCCCAAAACGTGGCGAATGCCGCGAACGAGACATATACGCGGAAATCGCAGGAGCTCCAGACCCGGATCATCGGTGGTCAGGCGCAGGGTGTTGATCTCGGCGTGGTGGTGCGTACGGTAAATGAAGGCTTGCAGAAAGATATTCGCTCCCAGCAAGCAACCGTTTCCGAGCTGACTGTTCTAGATAGTTTTCTTGAGCGTATGGTCGAGTCTTTCGGTCGTCCAGGCGACGACGACTCTATCTCCTCTAAGATTACTGATCTGAAGGAAAAACTTCAGGCCCTGTCGATTGCTCCGGAGCTTGGAGCGAACCAGGCTGAAGTCCTGCGTGCCGCGGAAAGCGTAGCGGCCGAATTCCAGCAGCTCTCGCAGACCATCAGCAACCTTCGGAAAGAAGCAGATCGGCAGATCGCGGACACAGTGGATCTGGTGAACACGGCACTGACGAATATCGAAACGCTCAACGATTCTATTGCGACGCGCAAAGTACAGGGTCTGACCACAGCCGATCTTGAGGATAGCCGCGATCAGTTCGTTGAAGAATTATCGCAATATATGAACATCAACGTGATCGAGCGTTCGAACGGCGAGCTGACCATTCTGACCGGCGACAGCCGGCTGATGCTCGATGATACAAAGTTCCCGCTGACTTTCGTAGAAACGTCTATTTTCACGGCGACTACGGTTGGCCAGCCCTTGCGGCTGGAGGACGGCCTCCCTGGCATTGCTACGAACCCGGACATCTCTTCCGAGATATCCGGTAAGGACGGTGAACTCGCCGGACTTCTTCGGGTACGCGATACGCTGTTGGTCGAAGCCCAGGATCAGCTGGATACACTAGCGCACGAGCTGGCGAACGATCTGGATACATTCACGATCAACGGCACGACTGCGGTGGTTAACCTGTTCGTTGATGGCGGTGGCGCGGTTCCGGTTGACGCTCTCGGTAACGAGCAGGGCTTCGCGGAAGTTATCCAGGTTAATGCCCTGGTGACCGGCACGCCTTCATTTCTCGTTACCGGCGATACCGGGAACGGAGCGAACACATATGTTGCCATCGGCTCCGGTGACCATCGTGTCGCGAATGCCATGCTCGATGTGTTCCAGAATACGCAAACTTTCGTTGCCGGCTTCGGTCTGACCGCCAATAACAGCATCGAAGGTTTTGCCGCTGAGATGGTTGGTTTTCAGGCTAACCAGCATGCGACCTTTGAAAGCCAGCTGACATTCGAAACCAACTTCCGCGACACTCTGATACAGACATATCGGGACGAGAGCGGGGTCAATACGGATGAAGAGCTCGCCAAACTTATCGAGCTTGAGGCCGCTTTTGCGGCCTCTGCGCGTGTCTTGCAGACTGTCCAGCAGTCGCTTGACGAACTCGTTAACATTATACGTTAG